From the Candidatus Nomurabacteria bacterium genome, one window contains:
- the recR gene encoding recombination protein RecR, giving the protein MDPIDNLANIFKRFPGIGVRQARRFVYFLLNAPDEYKKELIKELSNLNSNISTCPSCFIHFARNEEDFCDICRKKTLDTTSLLVVEKDSDCESFKRTHAHKGKYFILGSLVPPVEKNVQSHIRERELIKIIKDRTSEGLKEIILAFPATPDGEHTDSYIRNTLKDLTDENNIKITSLGRGLSTGSEPEYADSETLKSALGNRH; this is encoded by the coding sequence ATGGATCCAATAGACAATCTCGCAAATATTTTTAAAAGATTCCCTGGTATTGGTGTTCGCCAAGCAAGGCGTTTCGTGTACTTTCTACTGAATGCTCCAGACGAATACAAAAAAGAACTTATAAAAGAACTTTCAAATCTAAATTCCAATATATCCACCTGTCCATCTTGTTTTATTCATTTCGCTAGAAACGAAGAAGATTTTTGTGATATTTGCAGAAAAAAAACTTTGGATACTACTTCCCTGCTTGTTGTTGAAAAAGATTCTGATTGTGAAAGCTTCAAACGTACACATGCTCATAAAGGTAAATACTTTATTCTGGGTAGTCTTGTTCCACCGGTTGAAAAAAATGTACAAAGTCATATCAGAGAGCGTGAATTGATAAAGATTATAAAGGATAGGACTTCAGAAGGTTTAAAAGAGATTATATTGGCATTTCCGGCTACTCCAGATGGTGAGCATACAGATTCTTATATTCGAAATACTTTAAAAGATCTTACTGATGAAAATAATATTAAAATAACTTCACTTGGTCGTGGACTGTCTACTGGAAGTGAGCCAGAATATGCGGACAGTGAGACTCTGAAGAGTGCTTTGGGTAACAGACATTAG
- the dnaB gene encoding replicative DNA helicase: MQDNKIRVPPQSMESEKAVLGSLMVRPGAIIDIAETLASDAFYSTRHKLIFQAMLDLASKNQPIDLVSVTNLLSERKELDNIGGASYLSELVASVPSATNAMHYASIVSKKYILRELIDAADYVSDLGFSESDDTIEDIMDTAEKRIFSITSSPKGQKFVSIRQTLSTAWERIEKLHETKGGLRGVPTGFKDLDTMLSGLQNSDLIILAARPSMGKTALALDIARMAATRENIPVGIFSLEMSAQQLVDRMLASESRVDAWNLRTGKLSADSEFSNLRDALDKLSKAPIYIDDQAGNSIMRMRATARRLKSEHGLGLIIIDYLQLMTTSKNYDSMVNQVTEISRSLKGLARDLDVPVLALSQLSRAVESRGGKPRLSDLRDSGSIEQDADVVMFIHREDKYKDQSERTNLAEILIEKHRNGPTGKVDLYFDDKTGSYLPIEKGDLGGFKPPQKPRQADDADMF; the protein is encoded by the coding sequence ATGCAAGACAACAAAATCCGCGTTCCTCCACAAAGTATGGAGAGTGAAAAGGCTGTTCTAGGGTCTCTTATGGTTAGACCTGGAGCGATTATTGATATTGCCGAGACATTGGCTTCAGATGCCTTTTATAGCACAAGACATAAGCTTATATTTCAAGCTATGCTTGATCTTGCTTCAAAAAACCAACCTATAGACCTTGTCTCAGTAACAAACTTACTATCTGAGAGAAAAGAGTTGGACAATATCGGAGGTGCAAGTTACCTGTCTGAGCTGGTGGCTTCTGTTCCTTCTGCTACAAATGCGATGCACTATGCATCTATAGTTTCAAAAAAATATATACTACGTGAATTAATAGATGCAGCTGATTATGTTTCAGATTTAGGTTTTAGTGAATCAGATGACACGATTGAAGATATTATGGACACTGCTGAAAAAAGAATTTTCAGTATTACATCTAGTCCAAAGGGTCAAAAATTTGTAAGTATTAGACAAACGCTCTCTACAGCTTGGGAACGTATTGAAAAATTACACGAAACAAAAGGTGGTCTTCGTGGAGTTCCTACAGGATTTAAAGATCTTGATACTATGCTTTCCGGATTGCAAAATTCTGACTTGATTATCTTGGCGGCTCGACCTTCTATGGGTAAAACTGCGCTTGCGCTTGATATTGCTCGTATGGCTGCAACAAGAGAAAACATACCAGTTGGAATCTTCTCTCTTGAGATGAGTGCTCAACAGTTGGTAGACAGAATGCTCGCTTCTGAATCCAGAGTAGATGCTTGGAATCTTCGAACTGGAAAACTATCTGCGGACTCAGAATTTTCAAACTTGCGAGATGCTCTAGACAAGCTTTCTAAGGCTCCTATATATATCGATGATCAAGCTGGAAACTCAATAATGAGAATGCGTGCTACAGCTAGAAGATTGAAGAGTGAGCATGGTTTAGGTTTGATCATAATCGACTACCTACAGCTTATGACAACTTCAAAAAACTATGATTCTATGGTTAACCAAGTTACCGAAATATCACGATCTCTAAAAGGTTTGGCTCGTGATTTGGATGTGCCAGTACTTGCCCTATCACAGCTTTCTCGTGCGGTTGAGTCTCGTGGAGGCAAGCCTAGACTATCTGACCTTCGTGACTCAGGTTCTATCGAGCAAGATGCTGACGTGGTTATGTTTATTCACCGAGAAGATAAGTACAAAGATCAATCTGAGAGAACAAACTTAGCAGAAATATTGATAGAAAAACACAGAAATGGTCCTACTGGTAAAGTAGATTTGTATTTCGATGATAAGACTGGTTCTTACTTACCGATTGAAAAAGGAGACCTTGGAGGATTCAAGCCACCACAAAAACCAAGACAAGCAGATGATGCTGATATGTTTTAA
- the trpS gene encoding tryptophan--tRNA ligase, with protein sequence MQKPESIVLTGDRPTGRLHLGHLVGSLQKRIELAENAKHSFYMIADIQALTDNADNPDKVRNNVLEVALDNLACGLKPEKTIMYIQSEIPEIAELTVLFMNLVTVARLKRNPTVKAEMQQKGYGEDVPAGFLAYPISQAADILVMKSNLIPVGEDQYPVIEQANEIVDTFNRLYGKVFDRIEHVSGGTARLVGTDGNAKMSKSLGNCIFLADSDEAIEEKVMSMYTDPSHIRVEDPGKVEGNVVFTYLDIFDPNKDEVAELKKQYEKGGLGDVVLKKRLAEVLKEIISPIRERREQLAKNPKMIMDLLEEGTKEARKVAAETMREVRSALKIDYF encoded by the coding sequence ATGCAAAAACCAGAATCAATTGTCTTAACAGGAGATAGACCAACAGGCAGACTTCACTTGGGTCACCTAGTTGGATCACTACAAAAAAGAATAGAATTAGCAGAGAACGCGAAGCATTCTTTTTACATGATTGCTGATATTCAAGCACTTACCGACAATGCCGACAACCCAGATAAAGTTCGAAACAATGTACTCGAAGTTGCTCTAGACAATCTTGCGTGTGGACTAAAACCAGAAAAAACAATCATGTATATTCAATCTGAAATTCCTGAGATTGCTGAGTTAACAGTTTTGTTTATGAACCTAGTTACAGTAGCAAGACTAAAGCGAAATCCTACAGTAAAAGCAGAGATGCAGCAAAAAGGTTATGGTGAAGATGTACCCGCTGGTTTCTTGGCTTATCCGATATCCCAGGCTGCAGATATTTTAGTCATGAAGTCAAACTTAATCCCAGTTGGAGAAGACCAATATCCGGTTATCGAACAAGCAAACGAAATAGTCGATACATTCAATCGATTGTATGGAAAAGTTTTTGACCGGATAGAACATGTTAGTGGAGGCACTGCGCGACTAGTCGGCACAGATGGAAACGCAAAGATGTCTAAATCTCTTGGTAATTGTATTTTCTTAGCAGATAGTGATGAAGCTATAGAAGAAAAGGTTATGAGTATGTACACAGACCCGAGTCATATTCGCGTGGAAGATCCAGGAAAAGTAGAAGGCAATGTTGTTTTCACATATCTAGATATTTTTGATCCAAACAAAGACGAGGTAGCTGAACTAAAGAAACAATATGAAAAGGGAGGACTTGGAGACGTAGTACTTAAAAAAAGACTTGCAGAAGTATTGAAAGAAATAATTTCTCCAATTCGCGAAAGACGTGAACAGCTTGCAAAGAATCCAAAGATGATTATGGATTTACTCGAAGAGGGAACTAAAGAAGCTCGCAAGGTCGCAGCTGAAACTATGCGCGAAGTACGAAGTGCGCTTAAAATTGATTATTTCTAA